A region of the Arenibacter antarcticus genome:
TTTTCTTCCTCGAACTGTCTAACCTGATAGCCTAGATAGCCCAATGTGGAAATGGAAAGTATTGGAATCGCCAGTATCATAATTAGGAACCATTTCGGAATTAGGAGTGCCGTTTTTATTTCCTGTTTTACTTCACTAAGCCCCGTATTTTGCTCTCGGAAGCGATTGTCCTGTGTTTTATTGAGTTCCTCCTGTTTGTACCGTATTCGGGATATATCCTGTACGGTCTCGGAACTGGTCAGTTCCTTGGTCAGTGTTTTCAATTGTACCAACATCTGTTTTAGTCCTTCCAGTTCATCGACCAATAATTCCATGATTTCGTCCAGCTTTGCCATAGTATTTTGGTTTAAATATTAATATCCTATTTCCATTCCTACACTTTTTTGAATCGCTTGTTTGATGACTGTTTTAGCCAGTTTTATAGCGATATTCCCACTGAGCTCAGTGGCCCTTCCTTTCAGGAAAATGATAAGTGCCGGCCTCTCCATAAGGAGCAATTTCATTATTACTTTGTCCGGCAGGGTAAATCTGAATCTCAGACGGGATCGATAGATCGAAGGCCCAAAAAGGGGCATCCATATCATGACATCCAAAGTCTCCCAATGCACCGCAACCATATATCCAAAAATCCCGCCAAGTGACTGGCGAAAAAAGATCGTTATAGGGCCGAAATGGTGACTGTTCCAATCTAAATATTTAATAAGCTTATCAATTGACAAAAATAAGATTTGAATTTCTAGCATATTCAAATCCTAATGTACGGATTGTATCAAATTATAATTGAAGTGAGGTATAAGTACGCTGCTAAAATGAATAATTTATGGGGTCATTATGTTGAACTTATAAAAAACAAGTCGGTATGAAATTAAATGTTCTATTTATCAACGATGTGCACGGTTATTTGGAACCACACGCCGAAATATTTTATGATGATACTGGTGAAGTTGTGGAAATTGCTGGTGGCTATGCCCATATTGCAGGCATCGTAGAAAAGATTCGAAAAGAAAACCCAAACACCCTCTTGTTTGACGGTGGCGACACACTCCACGGCACAAAACCGCTTGTAGATTCGAAAGGTGAAGCGCTAATCCCTATTTTAAATGCTTTAAAAATTGATGCTTTGGTGGGGCATTGGGATTTTGCATACGGCCCTAATCATCTACAACAACTTGAGAAACAACTTGAATTTCCTGTATTGGGCTGCAATGTTTATCATGATGATGGTTCACATTTTTTAGAATCCTCTTTAATGTTGGAGCAAGGAGGTATAAAAATTGGAGTCATCGGCATTTGTGCAATGATTGTGGATAAGGTCATGCCGAAAAAAATGTCCGAGGGCTTAAAATTTACAACTGGAAAAGAGGAAGTGCCAAAATATATCGAGCAATTGAAGGCCAAAGGTGCTGATATCATTCTGCTACTTTCCCATAATGGATTTCCACAGGATTTTGAACTTCTGAAAGAAATCAAGGGCGTGGATATTTGCTTGAGTGCTCACACTCATAACCGAATCTATAAGCCAATTGAGGTGAATGGCGCACAGATTGTGCAATGTGGTTGCCATGGAACCTTTGTTGGAAACTTCAGTTTAGAATTGGAAAACAAAAAAATTAAACATATCAATTACGAGTTGATAAAAGTTGATGCCTCTATTCCCAAAGACGAGAAGGTGGCACAATTGGTGAAAGAAGCTATCAAACCATTTAAAAATATTAATGAAAACATAGTGGGAGGCACCAGCCAAACGTTACATAGATATACTACTCTAAATTCCACTATGGATGAGCTGCTTTTAAGAGCCATAGCCCAAAGCACCAATACCGAGATTGCCTTTTCTAATGGATGGCGCTATGGAGCCCCAATTGCTAAAGGACCTATTACTGAAAATGATTTGTATAACATTGCTCCAATGAATCCACCGGTTTCTACTGTAGAATTAACTGGAGCAGAAATCGAGCAAATGCTAGAAGAAAACCTTGAACGCACATTTTGTAGCGACCCTTTTGGACAAATGGGAGGCTATGTAAAACGCTGTTTGGGAATTCAGGTGAATATGCGCATCGAAAATCCAACAGGGCATCGCATTCAGGAATTATTTTTTGAAGGAAAACATATAGACCCTAAAAACACCTATCTGGTAAGTTTTGTTACCATGCAAGGTGTGCCAATAAAATATGGCAAAAACCGAAAAGAACATAATAAAAAAGCCATCGAAGCAATGAAGGATTTTTTACAAACAAACAAGGAATTTAATCCAAATAATCAATACGTTTTTAGGTTGGTTTAATGTAGTCTACAAGCGGAAATGATCTAAACCAACCCTAAATATACTGACACTCTTATTGTAGTTTAATGAGGCAATTTCGTTTTTAAAACTCCATAAATAAGAGTTCCAATTAAAGCACCAAGAATAACGAGCAATATTGAAACATAACCTGCTCCAGCCAGAACATACATGGGTCCTGGACATACACCAGCTAGAGCCCAACCCAATCCAAATACGATACCACCTACCAAATAGCGAGTGACACTTTTTTCTTTGGGCTCTAAACTCATTTTATCCCCGTCGAGTGGTTTTATATTTTTTTGTTTGATGACTTGTATCCCAAGTATACCAAGTAACACTGCAGACCCCATGAGTCCATACATATGAAATGAACCAAATTGAAACATTTCATAAATACGGAACCAAGATGCAGCTTCGGACTTGTACATTGTAATTCCGAATAAAATGCCGATTAACAAATACGTTATATATTTCATGTTATGCAAAAATTAGAGGGTATATTAAATGTACCATGATAATACCACCAATAAAGAAGCCTATGACAGCAATTAATGAAGGTAATTGTAAATTACTCATGCCAGATATGCCGTGACCTGATGTACAACCACCTGCATATCTCGCACCAAAACCTACCAATATCCCCCCCCAATAGAAGAATGGCAATATTAATTGGGTCGCCCAACGCCTCAAGTGAAAAAATCTCTGGAGGCAAATAATATTCACCCGCACTTGTAATTTGATAATCGGTAGCAAGTTGTTGGGTTACTTCCGGATTAATTACCACACTAGAATTACCCATATAATTTGAAGCGATAAAACCTCCAAGGGTTGCGCCTACTACAACTATTAAATTCCAGCGTTTGGACTTCCAATCATAATTAAAATAATCTGCCACTTTCTCTGCACCCATTGCTGCACACGCCGTACGTAAATTAGAAGACATTCCAAATTGTTTGCCGGCGAACAATAATAGGAACATAACTAATGCAATTAATGGCCCTCCTACATACCATGGCCAAGGTTCATAAATAACATTCATAATAGAAATTTATATAAGTTTATAACTATTTAAAATCATTTACTTTTTCGCCCAAATCATAAACTTTGGTGCTATTTAAGTTCTTTTCGATAATACTGCTTCCTGCCGCACTTCTGTAACCACCAGCACAATGCACTACAATGGGCTTGTTGGTCGGAATTTTATTGACACTGTCTCGCAATGTATTTAAGGGCATTGAAAGGGCGCTTTCAAATACTTTGCCCTCTTCCACCTCGCTTGTGTTGCGGACATCTATAATGGTATAATCTTTTGGATTTTTTTTAAAGTCCTTAATATCCAACGGACTTGTTTCTTTTAGCTTAATGCTTGGTAGCGTCACAACTTTTTGAAGTTGGTTTTCATAACCAATTTTGGCAACACGTTCTAAAATTGTTTCCAAATCTTTTGGATGGTCAATGACCATGCTGAATTTTTCTTCAGGTTTAATGATAGCACCTAACCATGTTTCAAATTTGGCGGTTTCTGATGCAGCTTGTATATTGATACTACCTTTGAGGTGTCCTTTTTTAAATTCGCTTTCCTCACGTATATCAACGATAAGTCCGCGTACGTTGCTATTCATTTTAAATGCCACTTTCGCTATGGCTTTACGAATGGTTTCGGTTCCTTTTTTATTCACATCAACATTGTACCCAAAATACGAGGGAATGAAAGGTTGACTGTCCAATAATTCTTTCACAAATTCCTTTTTGGAAGTGGTTATAAAGGCCCAATTCTGTTTACGTTCATCTCCCAAAGTACTACTACTGGCGTCACCCATACTTTTACCGCAAAGCGAGCCTGCCCCATGCGCAGGGTACACGATGGCATCATCGGGTAGGTCGTGGAATTTGGTGTGTATGCTATCAAACATCGCTTCTGCAAGTTCTTGTTGTTTCTGTTTTTTATTTACACCGTCTTCTCTCAAATCTGGTCTGCCAACATCTCCTACAAAAAGTGTATCGCCTGTAAAAAGCACGGTTTTATCGCCCTCTTTGGCCACAACAGTAATGCTGTCTGGAGAATGCCCAGGCGTATTTAAGGCCGTGAAATTAATGTTCCCTAGTGGTATTACATCCCCTTCGTCGAAGTTGGTATGAGGATACATGGCACCTAATTTCTTACTGTTATAAATGGTAGCCCCAGTTTCTTTATGTATTTGCAAATGTGAGCTTACAAAATCCGCATGTGAATGTGTTTCAATTACTGCTATAATCTTTGCGTTGTTTGCTGTGGCAAATTCATAATAGGCCTCGGGGTTGCGTTGAGGGTCAATAATAACCATTTGCCCCTTGCTGATGATGGCATAGGAGTAATGAGACAAAGGTCCATATTCAAATTGTTTAATTTTCATATTGGTATTTTGAAGTTCATAGTTTCATCAACCCAATATAATAAGCTTTTTTCGTTGTAATTATCTCATTCGAATGTAATTTTAATCGCATTTCATTTGTTCGGTTTCCTCCGTCACATTTCCATAAGGCAACATTTCTTAACCGAAATATGGCTTGGTTCTTTCTTATTTCATCAGTTAATTCTTTTTTTCGTTTTTCTCTTACCTTCTTACCTAAGTCCCTGTTTATAAGGGTTGAGCGCTTAGGTGGGTTATTTTTTGATCTTACCCTAATAGGTAGGATAGGTAATACCTAGGTAACTTGGGGTTAATGCATCTTACCTATGGTAGTTCCCGCAGTTAGGGCGGTCATGGTCCATTAGGTAAGTAGGTAGGTGCAATTTCACTTTTCTAAGACTCAACTTCCCAGGGACTCTTGGCAAACACCGATTTGGCCAGATACCCATACACTTGGCGTTTGGGATGTTTCACCCGTTGGAAGTTGAACCCCGATAAGGCGCGTTCAAGGTTTATCTGGTTCAGTCTTACGTTTAAGCTACTCAGCTTGACCAATACATCTGAGGCGGTTACGAAGTCGTTGATATCATTCGATTTTTCAAAATATTTGGAAACCAGTTCCTCCTCGGTGGTCAATTTGGTATATTTTTTATTCCGTTCTTCGTTCTCCATAATATCCGTTAGCGTGAGTTCTGGATTGAAGCCTGGATCAGAATAGGCGAGGTGGTAGGCCTGTATCCAGACGTTCTTGATCTCCACTTACTTGGAGTAGGAGAAATCTATTTTATCCATTAGCTCAAAGCACAACCAGCGTACGGATCCAGTCTCACCGTTTAGAAAGGACGACATATTGGTGGATCCCAAAAAAGAACAGATTCTGGGTAGGGTAGTATTCTTTCGGTCATAGGGCAGACGTTCGTTGATAAAGGTTTTGGAAAAGAACGCTTTCAGGGCATTCACATCCTTTTTGGTCAGCACGGCCAGCTCGTCCAAGTTGTAGAGGAAGTTCCGGCACAATTGGATCCTAGCATCCTTATCATTACTGATGTCCTCCGCCATATAATCTGCCAGTTCCTGAGGGCAGATAAACCGGCACCAGGTAGATTTCCCCGAGCTTTGTCCCTTATGGCTGATGATCAAGGCCTGTTTATTGAAGTAGCCTGGTTCCAGTGCACATTTTATGGCACGTACCAACCATTTTTTTAAATGGTAAAGGAAAGCCTCATCATCATAGGTAGGGACGTAGGACGCCAGTTTTTGAATGTGGTCTTCCCCGTCCCATTTGGGAAGGGATTGGAAATAGGCCTTGATTGGATTGTATTTAGGAATGAGTTCCGACCGGATCAGGATTTCCAGTTTCCCGGTACTGATATCGACACCTGCTTTGGCAAGTTCAATGATCAGGGAATTGAGATTTAGATAGGACCATTCAGCTCGTTTCTTGAACGATATCTGGAAATCATGGGATATCTCATTGTACATGATATCGTACTTCCCTTCCAAGTATTCAATGGTATAATCCTAGATGGTCTTTTTCTTGGCATCCTTTACCTTGTAAAGTTGACCTTCATGGTCACCGACTATCATGGCCGTCTATTTTTGAGAGTATGTCTCAGGGCCTCGTTCTCGATATCGGCTTTAGATTTTCTACTGTTCTGTAATAGCCAATTGTTCAGTTTCCTTTTTTCAAAGAAAATCATTTTTCCATTGGGCTTGGAGTGGGGGATCGTCCCGGAGGAAGTCAGTTTGTAAAGATAGCTTCTCGATATTCCGGTGTAGTCACAGGTTTCCTCAAAAGTCAACACCTCTTTATGGGCAGTTAACAGTTTTTCCAAGCGATCTAAGCGATCAAAAATTAAAATAGTGTCCATTTGTTTCTCTTTTAAGATTAAGAAATGAACAAAAGCGCTTTTGTTTATCTTCTATAGGTTTGTTAAAATAAAAGTAGAAAATAGGTGGGCTGAAAGCGATGAGAAACACCAATAGTTATCCACAACTATTTGGTTTACAGTACCATGTATTATATGGTGCCAATTGATAGTAAAGGAATTTTCATCTAATTTTATTTGATATCATAAAACATCAAATGGGACCAAATGTTATATTGGTCAAATTGGTGTTTTTAGGGAGAAAATGGAGTTATTAACAATTGAAAGCGAGGGAATTGGAGATTTGGTGTTGTGAAAACAGCAAATTTGGTTATTTTGTAGGAGCGCCATGCGTATCATTTTAAGTCAGTTTTTTGAGATATGCTTTTAGGTATGTGCAATTTTATGAATATTAAACTGTCTGATTTTTGGGGAAGCCTATAGACAAAATAAGAAAGCCCTGAAAAGGGCTTAAAGAGTTCGGTTCTCGTAAATTTATGGGCTTGTGCAACGGTTACTTTTGTTATACCCAGTTATTTATGCATAAGTGCCGGAATTATTCTGTCTTGTAAAACTCTCCAAGTTGATTTTTCAGGCTCATCATTAATATTCCAACCATTAAAGACGATTATTAAATTATATTCTGGTGCCATCATTAAATACTGTCCTCCATATCCGTTGCCCGCATAAATACTGGTTTTGCCATTATTAGTATATTCCGGGATCCACCATTGATAGCCATATCCCATATCACTTCGCCATTCAGGTTTTACGTCTTTGATAATAGGGCTGGTGGATGTTGTAACCCAACTTTCAGATACAATTTGCTTATTGTCCCATTTCCCATTATTCAGAAACAATGAACCAATTTTAGCCAAGTCTTCTGCCTTTAGATATAAACCACCCTCTGTATCAATTTCTCCATCAGGAGTTTCTTTCCAATAGTATTCTGTAATGCCGAGTGGCTCAAATAATTTTTCTTCTGCCCATTCGTCAATTCGTTTGCCTGTAATAGTTCTAATTATTTTACCTAAAAGCACAGTTCCACCGCCATTATACACGAATCTTGTTCCTGGTATTGTATCCATAGGTTTGCTCAATACATATTCTATCCAGTTGTCACTTGACTCCAGTAAAAAACAGTCATTTGTATTGTCATTATGATCGGTCTCTTCATTCCATTGTAATCCACTTCTCATAGTTAATAAATCTTCAATGGATATATTTTGCTTTCGTTTATCCTGAAAGTCAATGTCAAAACCATTCAACAAAGGCAGTGCTTTGTTGCCAACATTATAATCCTCATTCAAATCCAGCGCAAGACCAAAAAGGATTGACGTAATACTTTTGGTAACAGACTGAAGTGTGTGCAATTCACTTTTCTTGTAGTATGGATGCCAATCAGTACTGTTAAAATTGTATTGTTGATTGGTTGTGTCATATTTTTGAGCAATGGTTTTATAGTCCTGCACATATTTAAAATCTGCCAATAGCTCGTCATTTTGTATTACCATAAAACGGTCAATTAATCCATAATCTCCATTATTTATTTCTGAATTAATAGAATCAATT
Encoded here:
- a CDS encoding DUF6730 family protein — encoded protein: MAKLDEIMELLVDELEGLKQMLVQLKTLTKELTSSETVQDISRIRYKQEELNKTQDNRFREQNTGLSEVKQEIKTALLIPKWFLIMILAIPILSISTLGYLGYQVRQFEEEKEVAFQEGRAAISKQFNTYFREHPEVYKGFLIWTEKEKETNPK
- a CDS encoding bifunctional UDP-sugar hydrolase/5'-nucleotidase → MKLNVLFINDVHGYLEPHAEIFYDDTGEVVEIAGGYAHIAGIVEKIRKENPNTLLFDGGDTLHGTKPLVDSKGEALIPILNALKIDALVGHWDFAYGPNHLQQLEKQLEFPVLGCNVYHDDGSHFLESSLMLEQGGIKIGVIGICAMIVDKVMPKKMSEGLKFTTGKEEVPKYIEQLKAKGADIILLLSHNGFPQDFELLKEIKGVDICLSAHTHNRIYKPIEVNGAQIVQCGCHGTFVGNFSLELENKKIKHINYELIKVDASIPKDEKVAQLVKEAIKPFKNINENIVGGTSQTLHRYTTLNSTMDELLLRAIAQSTNTEIAFSNGWRYGAPIAKGPITENDLYNIAPMNPPVSTVELTGAEIEQMLEENLERTFCSDPFGQMGGYVKRCLGIQVNMRIENPTGHRIQELFFEGKHIDPKNTYLVSFVTMQGVPIKYGKNRKEHNKKAIEAMKDFLQTNKEFNPNNQYVFRLV
- a CDS encoding DUF6691 family protein; translated protein: MKYITYLLIGILFGITMYKSEAASWFRIYEMFQFGSFHMYGLMGSAVLLGILGIQVIKQKNIKPLDGDKMSLEPKEKSVTRYLVGGIVFGLGWALAGVCPGPMYVLAGAGYVSILLVILGALIGTLIYGVLKTKLPH
- a CDS encoding rhodanese-like domain-containing protein, which translates into the protein MKIKQFEYGPLSHYSYAIISKGQMVIIDPQRNPEAYYEFATANNAKIIAVIETHSHADFVSSHLQIHKETGATIYNSKKLGAMYPHTNFDEGDVIPLGNINFTALNTPGHSPDSITVVAKEGDKTVLFTGDTLFVGDVGRPDLREDGVNKKQKQQELAEAMFDSIHTKFHDLPDDAIVYPAHGAGSLCGKSMGDASSSTLGDERKQNWAFITTSKKEFVKELLDSQPFIPSYFGYNVDVNKKGTETIRKAIAKVAFKMNSNVRGLIVDIREESEFKKGHLKGSINIQAASETAKFETWLGAIIKPEEKFSMVIDHPKDLETILERVAKIGYENQLQKVVTLPSIKLKETSPLDIKDFKKNPKDYTIIDVRNTSEVEEGKVFESALSMPLNTLRDSVNKIPTNKPIVVHCAGGYRSAAGSSIIEKNLNSTKVYDLGEKVNDFK
- a CDS encoding virulence-associated E family protein, whose product is MEGKYDIMYNEISHDFQISFKKRAEWSYLNLNSLIIELAKAGVDISTGKLEILIRSELIPKYNPIKAYFQSLPKWDGEDHIQKLASYVPTYDDEAFLYHLKKWLVRAIKCALEPGYFNKQALIISHKGQSSGKSTWCRFICPQELADYMAEDISNDKDARIQLCRNFLYNLDELAVLTKKDVNALKAFFSKTFINERLPYDRKNTTLPRICSFLGSTNMSSFLNGETGSVRWLCFELMDKIDFSYSK
- a CDS encoding AlpA family transcriptional regulator — its product is MDTILIFDRLDRLEKLLTAHKEVLTFEETCDYTGISRSYLYKLTSSGTIPHSKPNGKMIFFEKRKLNNWLLQNSRKSKADIENEALRHTLKNRRP
- a CDS encoding serine hydrolase domain-containing protein — encoded protein: MNKIKTLTFSILFIVMVTGCNTKDKNKESIKGTQKVPSQNFVSAVIDSINSEINNGDYGLIDRFMVIQNDELLADFKYVQDYKTIAQKYDTTNQQYNFNSTDWHPYYKKSELHTLQSVTKSITSILFGLALDLNEDYNVGNKALPLLNGFDIDFQDKRKQNISIEDLLTMRSGLQWNEETDHNDNTNDCFLLESSDNWIEYVLSKPMDTIPGTRFVYNGGGTVLLGKIIRTITGKRIDEWAEEKLFEPLGITEYYWKETPDGEIDTEGGLYLKAEDLAKIGSLFLNNGKWDNKQIVSESWVTTSTSPIIKDVKPEWRSDMGYGYQWWIPEYTNNGKTSIYAGNGYGGQYLMMAPEYNLIIVFNGWNINDEPEKSTWRVLQDRIIPALMHK